In a genomic window of uncultured Sphaerochaeta sp.:
- a CDS encoding PAS domain S-box protein, translating into MVLAALPSYGVLILLVMSTGLCILAFLLLRAQRSALQSTSIQPSKAEVDTLFRFMPEGYVGLDAQARILEVNENYLMMTGYTRKQLVGRYFKEIIVLHEGEDFGQHLKQIEDEHSQLFETTHRCKDGNLLYLEVSITAVQAHPLAYMCFYRDISKRLKAESALQHSTDLLRYVIEHTQSSVAIHDRNLRYLYVSQKYLDEYHIPDGKAIIGKHHYEVIPDLPEKWRQVHRRALAGEVVRADDDAYERSDGHTEYTRWECRPWYEESGEVGGIIIYTEMITKQKEIEVELRKAHDYLAALISHANAPILVWDASFVITHANKALADLLDLSTDQVIGKQLGTLFSFVPEDDVKEIFQQLEVSKELSNKEMEIPSAHGPGRTVLWNAAAVKGSDASGWFAIIAQGQDITDRKKIERANRQQLDELKRWFALMTQREDRILDLKGEVNELLTELHRPARYESVKEDTV; encoded by the coding sequence ATGGTGCTGGCAGCCCTTCCTAGCTACGGGGTTCTCATCCTTCTGGTTATGAGTACAGGTCTCTGTATTCTTGCCTTTCTTCTTCTTCGTGCCCAGAGGAGCGCACTGCAAAGTACCTCCATCCAGCCATCCAAAGCAGAGGTTGATACACTTTTTCGTTTCATGCCGGAAGGGTATGTCGGTCTTGATGCACAAGCCAGGATCCTTGAGGTAAATGAGAACTATCTCATGATGACCGGGTACACACGAAAGCAATTGGTAGGCAGGTACTTCAAGGAAATCATCGTGCTTCACGAAGGAGAGGACTTTGGGCAGCATCTCAAGCAAATTGAGGATGAACATTCCCAGCTCTTTGAGACGACCCATCGTTGCAAGGATGGAAATCTTCTGTATCTGGAGGTCTCCATCACTGCCGTGCAAGCACATCCTCTCGCCTATATGTGTTTTTATCGTGATATCAGCAAGCGGCTCAAAGCTGAATCCGCCCTGCAGCATTCAACCGATCTGTTGCGTTATGTCATCGAGCATACGCAATCTTCCGTTGCCATCCACGACAGGAATCTTCGGTATCTGTACGTAAGCCAGAAGTATCTGGATGAGTACCACATCCCGGATGGGAAAGCCATCATAGGAAAGCATCACTACGAAGTGATTCCCGATCTTCCGGAGAAATGGCGGCAGGTTCACAGACGGGCTTTGGCTGGGGAAGTGGTCAGAGCAGATGATGATGCATATGAACGGTCCGACGGGCACACCGAGTATACACGATGGGAGTGCCGTCCCTGGTATGAGGAATCAGGGGAGGTTGGTGGCATCATCATCTATACCGAGATGATTACCAAGCAGAAAGAGATCGAGGTGGAGCTGCGCAAGGCACATGACTACCTCGCAGCCCTGATCAGCCATGCCAATGCGCCCATCCTTGTCTGGGATGCTTCCTTTGTCATCACGCATGCCAACAAGGCCTTGGCAGATCTCTTGGACCTGTCGACGGACCAGGTCATCGGGAAACAACTGGGGACGCTGTTCTCCTTTGTTCCTGAGGACGATGTCAAGGAAATCTTTCAACAGCTTGAGGTTTCCAAGGAACTCTCCAACAAGGAAATGGAGATACCCAGCGCTCATGGGCCTGGCCGTACCGTTCTTTGGAACGCTGCTGCAGTTAAAGGATCTGATGCCTCCGGTTGGTTTGCCATCATTGCCCAAGGGCAGGATATCACCGATCGCAAGAAGATTGAGCGTGCCAACAGGCAACAACTGGATGAATTGAAACGGTGGTTTGCTCTCATGACCCAGCGTGAGGACCGCATCCTGGACCTCAAGGGTGAGGTGAATGAATTGCTCACTGAATTGCATCGGCCGGCAAGATATGAGTCGGTGAAGGAAGATACGGTATGA
- a CDS encoding HAD family hydrolase, whose product MQAYKGMFFCDVDGTILPHGQREVSPAFFSLVREAYGKGYLFCISSGRFHRSLLPLFAEVQDLVVFSASNGCKILYRNEPLIPNHGIDASIARTITHTLQSWNAIPLISGDKAMHLPLASQETQRAKGYLAKGYTNWFGSYDEIEDDVLQITAVVLGEKQSLVMQARELWGSSYHVVTTGTDIFDICPTSKGDSLVAVSKYFGIDRGRTYAFGDEENDIPMLRAAGKAYLMGEAHDGVKAHQFELCHDLVETISSLIQA is encoded by the coding sequence GTGCAGGCATACAAGGGCATGTTTTTCTGTGATGTGGATGGGACCATTCTTCCCCATGGACAACGGGAGGTCTCCCCAGCCTTTTTTTCCTTGGTTCGCGAAGCATATGGAAAGGGATACCTGTTTTGCATTTCCAGCGGGCGTTTCCACCGTTCCTTGCTCCCCCTCTTTGCAGAGGTGCAGGACTTGGTGGTTTTCTCGGCTTCCAACGGATGCAAGATCCTGTACAGGAATGAGCCGTTGATCCCAAACCATGGTATTGATGCCTCAATTGCAAGAACCATAACCCATACCTTGCAATCTTGGAATGCCATTCCCCTGATCAGTGGGGACAAGGCCATGCATCTTCCCCTTGCATCGCAAGAGACGCAACGTGCAAAAGGATATTTAGCAAAGGGATACACCAATTGGTTCGGCTCCTATGACGAGATAGAGGACGACGTGTTGCAGATAACGGCCGTTGTGCTTGGAGAGAAGCAGAGCCTTGTCATGCAGGCACGAGAGCTTTGGGGTTCTTCCTATCATGTGGTTACCACCGGAACCGATATCTTTGACATCTGTCCTACGAGCAAAGGGGACTCGCTGGTTGCCGTGAGCAAATACTTTGGCATCGACCGGGGGCGGACGTATGCCTTCGGAGACGAGGAAAATGACATTCCCATGCTTCGGGCAGCAGGCAAGGCTTACCTTATGGGAGAAGCCCATGATGGGGTGAAAGCCCATCAGTTTGAGCTCTGCCATGATTTGGTGGAAACCATTTCTTCTCTTATCCAAGCCTGA